The following are from one region of the Rosistilla carotiformis genome:
- a CDS encoding MerR family transcriptional regulator, which yields MTNPTPVDNESTESISELDESVADLELDGGEPSTAESVADDSPIKGKRIAFAGKLGGLSRRDAMRLIRDHSGIACEQPSMAVDIVVIGAEESPLAEGDLLSDELCDAAARGEIEVLSETEFWQRLGLVEAEQAVKRLYTPAMLADLLGVSVRVIRRWHRRGLIVPARTVHKLPYFEFQEIATARRLAELVAAGASVAAIERKLESLSQVLPSVDRPLAQLSVIIEGKQLLLRQGEGLIEPGGQLRIDFDALPLESDSEPEGNPTLLAFAHSSQEAAGEDPDMDPLQQKAFDSEDDGEFEASVDCYHAILARDGARADISFQLAELFYRMGESWAARERYLISIELDPDFVEARASLGGLLAEMGRKELAVAAFRGALRVHDDYPDVHYNLARTLDELDREIEADHHWRRFLQLAPESPWAAAARERLNLDPEHV from the coding sequence GTGACCAATCCAACCCCAGTGGACAACGAATCCACTGAATCGATCTCTGAATTGGACGAATCTGTCGCCGACCTGGAGCTCGACGGCGGGGAGCCTTCGACCGCCGAATCGGTCGCTGACGATTCGCCGATCAAAGGCAAACGGATCGCATTTGCTGGTAAGCTTGGAGGTTTGTCGCGACGCGATGCGATGCGGTTGATCCGCGACCATTCGGGAATCGCGTGCGAACAGCCTTCGATGGCGGTCGACATCGTTGTGATCGGTGCCGAAGAATCGCCGTTGGCCGAAGGAGATCTTCTGTCGGACGAACTTTGCGACGCGGCAGCCCGCGGTGAAATCGAAGTCCTTTCGGAAACCGAGTTCTGGCAGCGACTGGGATTGGTCGAAGCCGAACAAGCGGTCAAACGACTCTACACGCCCGCGATGCTGGCCGATTTGTTGGGCGTCTCGGTGCGGGTGATTCGTCGCTGGCATCGCCGTGGGCTGATTGTGCCCGCCCGAACGGTCCACAAGCTGCCTTACTTTGAGTTCCAAGAGATTGCCACGGCCCGTCGGTTAGCGGAACTGGTGGCCGCCGGAGCCAGCGTTGCGGCGATCGAACGCAAACTGGAATCGCTCTCACAGGTCCTGCCGAGCGTCGACCGGCCGTTGGCTCAGTTGTCGGTGATCATCGAGGGGAAGCAGTTGTTGCTTCGCCAAGGGGAAGGCTTGATCGAGCCGGGGGGCCAGTTGCGGATCGACTTCGACGCTTTGCCGTTGGAAAGCGATTCCGAGCCGGAGGGCAACCCTACGTTGTTGGCATTCGCGCATTCTTCGCAGGAAGCGGCCGGCGAGGATCCCGACATGGATCCGCTGCAACAGAAGGCCTTCGATAGCGAGGACGACGGCGAATTTGAAGCGTCCGTCGATTGTTACCACGCGATCTTGGCACGCGACGGCGCGCGGGCAGATATCAGTTTCCAGCTGGCGGAGTTGTTCTACCGGATGGGCGAATCGTGGGCCGCGCGGGAGCGGTACCTGATTTCAATCGAATTGGACCCCGACTTTGTCGAGGCGCGGGCCAGTCTCGGCGGCTTGTTGGCTGAGATGGGGCGCAAGGAGTTGGCCGTTGCGGCGTTTCGCGGCGCACTGCGGGTCCACGATGACTACCCGGACGTCCATTACAACCTCGCCCGCACGCTCGACGAATTGGATCGCGAGATCGAAGCGGATCATCACTGGCGGCGGTTCTTGCAACTGGCTCCCGAAAGCCCCTGGGCTGCGGCGGCACGGGAACGGTTGAACCTCGACCCCGAACACGTTTAA
- a CDS encoding sodium ion-translocating decarboxylase subunit beta, translating into MDILLDFLDTTGFAAMSAGNAIMILVGIVFIGLAIVKDYEPLLLVPIGMGAIVGNIPVIEGMAMGVYDQHRWIMDNGVIEYQPGSVLSYLYLGVSLGIYPPLIFLGIGAMTDFSTMLSNPKLTLLGAAAQIGVFATFLGAVWLGFSLSEAGAIGIIGGADGPTAIFLAAKLAPHLLGAIAIAAYSYMALVPVIQPPVMKLLTTREERLIRMKPPRKVSKRERMIFPIAAFLICALIAPGAITLLGMLFFGNLLKESLVTERLANTARTAFIDIVTILLGFSVGASTQADTFLKPQSLLIFGLGALSFVIATASGVLFAKLMNLFLTEKINPLVGAAGVSAVPDSARVVQMVGQQADPHNFLLMHAMAPNVAGVIGSAIAAGVLWSVLT; encoded by the coding sequence ATGGATATTCTGCTCGATTTTTTAGACACCACCGGGTTCGCGGCGATGTCGGCCGGGAACGCGATCATGATCCTCGTGGGGATCGTCTTCATCGGCTTGGCGATTGTCAAAGACTACGAACCGCTGCTGTTGGTCCCGATCGGGATGGGGGCGATCGTCGGTAACATTCCCGTGATCGAAGGGATGGCGATGGGGGTTTACGACCAGCATCGTTGGATCATGGACAATGGCGTGATCGAGTATCAGCCCGGCAGCGTGCTTAGCTACCTGTATCTCGGCGTCAGTTTGGGGATCTACCCGCCGCTGATTTTTTTGGGCATCGGCGCGATGACCGATTTTTCCACGATGCTCTCGAATCCGAAGCTGACGCTCTTGGGAGCCGCCGCGCAAATCGGCGTCTTCGCTACGTTTTTGGGGGCGGTCTGGCTGGGCTTCTCGCTCTCCGAAGCCGGAGCGATTGGAATCATCGGTGGTGCCGACGGACCGACTGCGATCTTCCTGGCCGCCAAACTTGCGCCGCACCTTTTGGGGGCGATCGCGATCGCCGCTTATTCGTACATGGCATTGGTTCCCGTGATCCAACCGCCCGTGATGAAACTGTTGACCACGCGCGAAGAGCGTCTGATCCGGATGAAGCCGCCGCGCAAAGTATCCAAGCGCGAACGGATGATCTTCCCGATCGCGGCCTTCCTGATCTGCGCTTTGATCGCGCCGGGAGCGATCACGTTGTTGGGGATGCTGTTTTTCGGCAACTTGTTGAAAGAGAGTCTCGTCACCGAACGCTTGGCCAACACCGCGCGGACCGCCTTTATCGATATCGTCACGATCCTGTTGGGCTTTTCGGTTGGTGCCAGCACGCAAGCCGACACGTTCTTGAAACCGCAATCGCTGCTGATCTTCGGTCTCGGGGCGCTATCGTTTGTGATCGCGACGGCCAGCGGCGTGCTGTTTGCCAAATTGATGAATCTGTTCCTGACCGAAAAGATCAATCCGTTGGTCGGTGCCGCAGGCGTTTCAGCGGTCCCCGATTCGGCGCGCGTCGTGCAGATGGTTGGCCAACAAGCCGACCCCCACAATTTCCTGTTGATGCACGCGATGGCCCCCAACGTCGCCGGAGTGATCGGTTCGGCGATCGCCGCCGGGGTGCTCTGGTCGGTGTTGACCTGA
- a CDS encoding CehA/McbA family metallohydrolase domain-containing protein, whose protein sequence is MRHCDCLPLRRFFVACILLSCFPLTSRADDPVPTEPTRRWWKGNMHTHSLWSDGDDFPEMIAEWYRTENYNFLVLSDHNVLGLGQRWMKQTAIAKRGGQAALAKYKARFGGSWVETRGEGDDLEIRLKPLDEFRYLVEDRGQFILIPGEEVSDRAAGKPIHMNVSNVAEVIKPMGGATPVEAMSNNLRAVEEQAKRLGREMLMHLNHPNFGWAITAEEMAQVTSEQFFEVYNGHPGVNQLGDATRPSIEHMWDIANAMRLTVLEATPLLGLATDDSHDYHDGMLSRSITGRGWVMVRSEYLTPEHLIQALRRGDFYASSGVSLEEVTFDSESRTLTVKIDPEAGETYTTQFIGTRIAPDADKTAMPATEQIGIEFAKQEGNVATYTMQPGELYVRATVTSSKGADRPSFKDQKKQAWTQPVGYETR, encoded by the coding sequence ATGCGCCACTGCGATTGCCTCCCGCTACGACGTTTCTTTGTCGCCTGCATCCTGTTGAGCTGTTTTCCGTTGACCAGCCGCGCCGACGATCCGGTCCCCACCGAACCGACGCGGCGTTGGTGGAAAGGGAACATGCACACGCATTCGCTGTGGAGCGATGGGGATGACTTTCCCGAGATGATCGCCGAGTGGTATCGCACCGAAAATTACAACTTCCTTGTCCTCTCGGATCACAACGTTTTGGGCCTCGGCCAACGGTGGATGAAGCAGACCGCCATCGCCAAGCGCGGCGGGCAAGCGGCGCTTGCGAAGTACAAAGCGCGATTTGGCGGATCGTGGGTGGAAACACGCGGCGAGGGAGACGACTTGGAAATCCGGCTGAAGCCGTTGGATGAATTCCGTTATTTGGTCGAAGACCGAGGCCAGTTCATCCTGATCCCCGGAGAAGAGGTCAGCGACCGCGCCGCCGGAAAACCGATCCACATGAACGTTTCGAACGTCGCCGAAGTGATCAAACCGATGGGGGGCGCGACCCCTGTCGAAGCGATGTCGAACAATCTGCGCGCTGTCGAAGAGCAGGCGAAGCGGCTGGGACGCGAAATGCTGATGCATCTGAACCATCCTAACTTTGGCTGGGCAATCACTGCGGAAGAGATGGCTCAAGTCACGTCGGAGCAGTTCTTCGAGGTCTACAACGGGCATCCGGGGGTGAACCAATTGGGCGATGCCACCCGTCCATCGATCGAACACATGTGGGACATCGCCAACGCGATGCGTTTAACGGTTTTGGAAGCGACGCCGCTGTTGGGGCTGGCGACCGACGACAGCCACGATTATCACGACGGCATGCTTTCGCGAAGCATCACCGGCCGCGGTTGGGTGATGGTCCGATCGGAATACCTGACTCCCGAACATTTGATCCAAGCGCTGCGACGCGGCGACTTCTATGCGTCCAGTGGTGTCAGCCTGGAAGAGGTGACATTTGACTCCGAATCGCGAACGTTGACGGTGAAGATCGATCCTGAAGCGGGCGAAACTTACACGACTCAATTCATCGGAACGCGAATCGCTCCGGATGCGGACAAGACAGCGATGCCGGCGACAGAGCAGATCGGGATCGAATTCGCCAAGCAGGAAGGGAACGTGGCGACCTACACGATGCAGCCGGGCGAACTGTACGTGCGAGCGACCGTCACATCCAGCAAGGGGGCCGATCGCCCATCGTTTAAGGACCAGAAGAAACAGGCCTGGACGCAGCCGGTTGGATATGAGACACGCTGA
- a CDS encoding MFS transporter: MEGSHDESEAIRQSRYERLVLFILASVQFITIVDFMIVMPLGPQLMRTLQINPTQFGLIVSSYTFAAGVAGIIASSLADRFARRTTFLVLFAGFLLGTLACGLAPTYDLLLVARVVTGAFGGVLGGITMAIIGDVFPEERRGRATGTLMTGFALASVAGVPFGLVLGTNFGWHVPFVVLALGGFPILMLARLALPPLDAHIHDVQTNPLKSLVETFSDRNHLNAFALIVSLMIGSFTVFPYLSAYLVSNVGMTENQLPLIYICGGALTLLAAPVVGRCADRYGKRRVYRIVAPASAVLLFVVTHLPATHVAVAVAIFGALMVCNVGRMIPAMAIVTSSVRRERRGAFLSANSSVQHVASGIGAYLGGMIVVESSDGKLENFGTVGWIAAAATLFTLWLVGRVEVASDIDPNAAPSAASLAIAAAAEASVDAGEALVGLSGEHPTLTKDNSIVSPID; encoded by the coding sequence ATGGAAGGAAGTCACGACGAATCGGAAGCGATTCGGCAATCGCGCTACGAACGTTTGGTATTGTTTATCCTTGCGTCGGTTCAATTCATCACGATCGTCGATTTTATGATCGTCATGCCGTTGGGGCCTCAATTGATGCGGACCCTGCAAATCAATCCGACGCAATTTGGCCTGATCGTTTCCTCCTACACCTTCGCCGCTGGAGTTGCTGGGATCATCGCTTCGTCGTTGGCCGATCGGTTTGCGCGGCGGACAACTTTCCTTGTTCTGTTTGCTGGCTTTCTGCTGGGAACGCTCGCTTGCGGCCTCGCCCCTACCTACGATCTGCTGCTCGTTGCCCGCGTGGTGACGGGAGCGTTCGGCGGTGTGTTGGGTGGGATTACGATGGCGATCATCGGTGACGTCTTTCCCGAAGAACGCCGCGGCCGCGCTACCGGCACACTGATGACAGGTTTTGCCCTGGCTTCGGTTGCGGGAGTCCCTTTCGGTTTGGTCTTGGGGACCAACTTCGGATGGCATGTTCCGTTTGTGGTTCTGGCTTTGGGCGGGTTTCCGATTCTCATGTTGGCGCGGCTGGCCTTGCCGCCGTTGGACGCTCACATTCACGACGTGCAAACCAATCCACTGAAGTCGCTGGTCGAAACGTTTTCGGATCGCAATCACCTGAATGCGTTTGCATTGATCGTTTCGTTGATGATCGGCAGTTTCACCGTCTTTCCCTATCTGAGCGCCTACCTGGTCAGTAACGTCGGAATGACGGAGAACCAACTTCCGTTAATCTACATCTGTGGTGGCGCGTTAACGTTGTTGGCAGCGCCAGTTGTCGGACGGTGCGCCGATCGCTATGGCAAGCGACGTGTCTACCGCATCGTCGCCCCCGCCTCGGCGGTGCTGCTGTTCGTCGTCACCCATCTTCCCGCCACACACGTCGCGGTCGCCGTCGCGATCTTTGGTGCGTTGATGGTCTGCAATGTGGGACGGATGATCCCGGCGATGGCGATCGTTACCAGCAGCGTCCGGCGGGAACGTCGTGGCGCTTTCCTGAGTGCAAACTCGTCGGTGCAGCATGTCGCCAGCGGCATCGGCGCCTACTTGGGCGGAATGATCGTGGTCGAATCGAGCGACGGAAAGTTGGAAAACTTTGGTACGGTGGGGTGGATCGCCGCCGCGGCGACCCTGTTCACATTGTGGCTTGTCGGTCGCGTTGAAGTCGCTAGCGATATCGATCCGAACGCGGCGCCATCGGCTGCATCGCTGGCGATCGCTGCCGCCGCCGAAGCTTCGGTCGACGCGGGGGAAGCGTTGGTAGGGCTCAGCGGCGAACATCCCACGCTGACAAAGGACAACTCGATCGTCTCTCCGATCGATTGA
- a CDS encoding biotin/lipoyl-containing protein codes for MCTAFRDGFQSVYGARVLTPDFLPAVEAARDAGISWLEAGGGARFQSLYFYCNEDAFDMMDAFRGAAGPDANLQTLARGVNVVGLDSQSSDIIDLHAKLFKKHGMTTIRNFDALNDVENLIHSGRCITDAGLKHQVCVTLMELPPGCTGAHDAAFYSDTLQKILDADIPFDAVCFKDASGTAVPSKVYETIAAARKMLPAGTFIHFHTHETAGVSVLANKAAIDAGADAIDLSMAPCSGGTCQPDILVMWHALRGTEYDLDVDVEKVRAAEEVFKDCMKDYFLPPEATAVEPLIPWSPMPGGALTANTQMLRDNNIMEKYPQIIAAMSDVVRKGGYGTSVTPVSQFYFQQAFNNVMFGPWKKIAEPYGKMVLGYFGKTPVPPDAAIVKLAEEQLSLPVTTRPVLELNDADPSKGIAAATAVLQEADLPVTDENIFIASTCKEKGVRFLQGKAELGIRKIDKAAEAATAAAAPAATTNGPAEYNVSVNGNDIFMAFEGNMVTVGGKVYRVAIKPESGGSATTNSAANGSTSSTDITSQMPGSVFKQLVQPGQKVREGESILILEAMKMEMEVASPIDGTVATVNVQVGDQVATGQVLATITA; via the coding sequence ATGTGTACGGCGTTCCGCGACGGATTTCAGTCGGTCTATGGCGCGCGCGTCCTCACCCCCGATTTCCTTCCCGCTGTCGAAGCGGCTCGCGACGCGGGGATCAGCTGGCTGGAAGCTGGCGGCGGGGCCCGCTTCCAATCGTTGTACTTCTACTGCAACGAAGACGCCTTCGACATGATGGATGCGTTCCGAGGCGCCGCCGGTCCCGATGCCAACTTGCAAACGCTGGCTCGGGGCGTGAACGTCGTCGGCCTCGATTCGCAGTCCAGCGACATCATCGACCTGCATGCCAAGCTGTTCAAAAAACATGGCATGACGACGATCCGCAACTTCGACGCCCTAAACGATGTCGAGAACCTGATTCACAGCGGCCGCTGCATCACCGATGCAGGATTAAAGCATCAGGTCTGCGTGACGCTGATGGAATTGCCTCCCGGCTGCACCGGCGCCCACGACGCGGCGTTCTACAGCGACACGCTGCAAAAAATCTTGGACGCCGACATTCCCTTCGACGCCGTCTGCTTTAAAGACGCTTCGGGAACCGCGGTCCCGTCGAAGGTCTACGAGACGATCGCGGCAGCTCGCAAGATGCTGCCCGCCGGCACGTTCATCCATTTCCACACGCACGAAACCGCCGGCGTCAGCGTGCTGGCGAACAAAGCGGCAATCGACGCGGGAGCCGATGCGATCGACCTGTCGATGGCGCCGTGCTCAGGCGGCACCTGCCAGCCCGATATCCTGGTGATGTGGCACGCGCTGCGTGGCACCGAATACGACCTGGACGTCGATGTCGAAAAAGTCCGCGCGGCCGAAGAGGTCTTCAAGGACTGCATGAAAGATTATTTCCTGCCTCCCGAAGCGACCGCCGTCGAACCGTTGATCCCATGGAGTCCGATGCCCGGCGGCGCGCTGACGGCCAACACCCAGATGTTGCGCGACAACAACATCATGGAGAAATATCCGCAGATCATCGCGGCGATGAGCGATGTCGTCCGCAAGGGTGGCTACGGAACCTCGGTCACTCCCGTCTCGCAGTTCTATTTTCAGCAAGCCTTCAACAACGTGATGTTTGGCCCATGGAAAAAGATCGCCGAACCGTACGGTAAAATGGTCCTCGGCTACTTCGGCAAAACGCCTGTTCCGCCCGATGCCGCTATCGTCAAATTAGCCGAAGAACAGCTGAGCCTTCCCGTGACCACGCGTCCGGTACTAGAACTCAACGACGCCGATCCGTCCAAGGGAATCGCAGCGGCGACCGCCGTATTGCAAGAAGCCGATCTGCCGGTGACCGACGAAAACATCTTCATCGCGTCGACCTGCAAAGAAAAGGGAGTCCGGTTCCTGCAAGGCAAAGCCGAACTCGGAATCCGGAAGATCGACAAGGCAGCCGAAGCGGCAACCGCCGCCGCGGCTCCGGCAGCGACGACCAACGGCCCCGCCGAATACAACGTCTCGGTCAACGGCAACGACATCTTCATGGCCTTTGAAGGGAACATGGTCACCGTCGGCGGCAAGGTCTACCGCGTGGCGATCAAACCCGAATCGGGCGGTTCCGCAACAACCAACTCCGCCGCCAACGGATCCACAAGCTCGACCGACATCACGAGCCAGATGCCCGGCAGCGTCTTTAAACAGCTCGTCCAACCGGGCCAAAAGGTTCGCGAAGGGGAATCGATCTTGATCCTCGAGGCGATGAAGATGGAGATGGAAGTCGCGTCGCCGATCGACGGCACCGTCGCCACTGTCAACGTCCAGGTCGGTGATCAAGTCGCGACCGGCCAAGTGCTGGCGACGATCACGGCATAA
- a CDS encoding mechanosensitive ion channel domain-containing protein, with protein sequence MTWASRPNAGRTRWEVQPLFPASILLLCVWYTSASAQDPPPTSSPPAVALTASDETPHLPDTKTIQRRRAEIEANTELDEEARTELLAKIDDTLRKITEAEAAATRLQSLKQAASNAPEAILAAERALQEAEKGGEPDPEFFGSPDELQAAKLAADQAAADARQKREELEAARTTRAERLAAVPKLLSDMRDQLNSRLQAPTAAADADALPFATQAQQWSQMATTALLQQQIAVLQQEKTTFEMERPLIEARIQLAKLEEERMQARATVIAKRFAEDRVLKVRRRIVEFEAEIAKTPLDDNELTVETRDIASQWQPLVQGQADVEAEITELSLEASKLKQDYESINSQVQKELEHDTGLSSAMGLMLQQKRASLPNETSLRRRLAQTNDELDEVRALLSEIGLVRESISRQTSSHLPSDEKYSSDYKILERFLEPIERDANNYRNLLLSKSIEQQDYLQSIRRFATMIDGHVLWFRSAERFSWEDFPLAWRAFQGLVYPANLRGVANALWEEANENLLLTVAWGICLILLLFAMPRLRRRLQTLGSEASRGTSVDMKPTWSAVLTTLILSLLMPMALAVPGWRLAYADKYSPYIEATGYGLLFAAMFVFPLELIRQVVRPGGLALAHFGWSERSAASSRRHLRWFLDLALPFVFVWSLLLHCGNVRWETSLGRLVFVILMLQTAWFVRGVMNPQSGAPSLWLLQHRDGWIDRLRVVWHNALFGTPLLLGLLSLAGYSYSAHQLADQLYKTLMLAVALILVGGLMRRWAMLNRRAMAIQQVRDRSAASESADRSPIEVTEHPEVNIREANAQTMRLISTSLTVAGLFGFAWIWTSVLPAVDYLDRFTIIPSSGESGDPFTLGDIVIVAPLIALTFIAVRNLPGLLETTLLQRLPLDNAARYAIKTLSSYVMLIAGIMLAARSVGIRWESIQWLVAALGVGLGFGLQEIFANFISGIILLFEQPLRVGDVVTIDGTTGAVSKIRMRATTVINWDRQELIIPNKDLITGRLVNWTLSDTTNRLVVNVGVAYGTNTEHACEVLRRICDDHRNISKDPCPVITFEGFGDSTLDLVIRCYLSSLDNRLSTIHELHTNIHNEFNAAGIEISFPQRDLHLRTFPKELLSGIRSGSSDNGVPIREHAK encoded by the coding sequence ATGACGTGGGCGTCCCGGCCAAACGCTGGCCGGACGCGGTGGGAAGTCCAGCCTCTCTTTCCAGCGAGCATCTTACTGCTGTGCGTGTGGTACACGTCGGCGAGCGCTCAAGATCCGCCGCCGACCAGTTCTCCGCCAGCGGTCGCGCTCACCGCATCGGACGAAACACCGCATTTGCCCGATACCAAAACGATCCAGCGGCGGCGGGCTGAAATCGAAGCCAATACGGAATTGGACGAAGAGGCGCGGACCGAACTGCTGGCAAAGATCGACGACACGCTGCGGAAGATAACCGAAGCCGAAGCGGCAGCGACCCGACTGCAGTCATTGAAACAAGCGGCCTCCAACGCCCCCGAAGCGATTTTGGCGGCGGAGCGGGCCTTGCAAGAGGCGGAAAAGGGGGGAGAGCCCGATCCAGAATTTTTTGGTTCTCCCGATGAACTTCAGGCGGCCAAGCTGGCGGCCGATCAAGCCGCTGCCGACGCCCGGCAAAAACGTGAGGAGTTGGAAGCGGCGCGGACGACTCGCGCCGAGCGTTTGGCCGCGGTGCCAAAGCTGCTTTCCGACATGCGCGATCAATTGAACTCGCGTTTGCAAGCTCCCACCGCGGCGGCCGACGCCGACGCTTTGCCATTCGCGACGCAGGCCCAACAGTGGTCGCAGATGGCAACCACGGCGCTGCTGCAACAACAAATCGCCGTCCTCCAGCAAGAGAAGACGACGTTCGAAATGGAACGTCCGCTGATCGAAGCCCGGATCCAACTTGCCAAGCTGGAAGAAGAACGGATGCAAGCACGGGCGACGGTGATCGCCAAACGGTTTGCCGAAGATCGCGTGCTCAAGGTCCGCCGGCGGATCGTCGAATTCGAGGCGGAAATTGCGAAGACGCCGCTGGACGACAACGAACTGACGGTCGAAACCCGCGATATTGCTTCGCAATGGCAGCCCTTGGTGCAGGGACAGGCGGATGTAGAAGCGGAGATCACCGAGCTGTCGCTGGAAGCTTCGAAGCTGAAACAGGACTACGAATCGATCAACAGCCAGGTCCAGAAAGAACTGGAACACGACACCGGCTTGAGCAGTGCGATGGGGCTGATGTTGCAGCAGAAACGCGCCTCGCTGCCCAATGAAACCAGCCTCCGCCGACGGCTCGCACAAACCAACGATGAACTGGACGAGGTGCGAGCTTTGTTGTCGGAAATCGGTTTGGTCCGCGAATCGATCTCTCGACAAACCTCCAGCCATCTGCCAAGCGACGAAAAATATTCCAGTGATTACAAGATCTTGGAACGCTTCTTGGAACCGATCGAACGGGACGCCAACAACTACCGAAATCTACTGCTCAGCAAATCGATCGAACAGCAGGACTACCTGCAATCGATCCGCCGCTTCGCCACGATGATCGACGGGCACGTGCTGTGGTTTCGCAGCGCCGAGCGATTCAGTTGGGAAGATTTTCCGCTGGCGTGGCGTGCGTTCCAGGGACTCGTCTATCCGGCCAACCTGCGTGGCGTCGCCAATGCGTTGTGGGAAGAAGCCAACGAAAACCTGCTGCTGACGGTTGCCTGGGGGATCTGTTTGATTCTGCTGTTGTTCGCCATGCCTCGTTTGCGACGGCGACTGCAGACTTTGGGAAGCGAGGCCAGTCGAGGCACCTCGGTCGACATGAAACCGACTTGGTCGGCCGTCCTCACCACGCTGATCCTCTCGCTGCTGATGCCGATGGCCCTTGCAGTTCCTGGCTGGCGTTTGGCGTATGCCGATAAATATTCACCCTACATCGAAGCGACAGGGTACGGATTACTGTTCGCCGCGATGTTTGTCTTCCCTTTGGAATTGATTCGGCAGGTCGTCCGGCCCGGCGGGCTGGCCTTGGCCCACTTCGGTTGGTCCGAACGCTCGGCCGCCTCATCGCGAAGGCATCTGCGATGGTTTCTGGATCTCGCGTTGCCGTTCGTATTCGTCTGGTCGCTTCTCTTGCATTGCGGCAATGTCCGCTGGGAAACCTCCCTGGGCCGGTTGGTCTTTGTTATCCTGATGCTGCAGACAGCCTGGTTTGTCCGCGGGGTGATGAATCCTCAATCGGGCGCGCCGTCGCTGTGGTTGCTGCAACACCGCGATGGTTGGATCGACCGCTTACGCGTCGTCTGGCACAACGCTCTTTTTGGCACGCCGCTGTTGCTGGGGCTGTTGTCGCTGGCGGGTTACAGTTATAGCGCGCATCAATTGGCGGACCAGCTTTACAAGACGCTCATGCTTGCGGTGGCGTTGATCTTGGTCGGAGGGCTGATGCGTCGTTGGGCGATGTTGAATCGTCGCGCGATGGCGATCCAACAGGTCCGCGACCGATCCGCGGCGTCGGAATCCGCCGATCGCTCACCGATCGAAGTGACCGAACATCCCGAAGTGAACATTCGCGAAGCCAATGCGCAGACGATGCGTTTGATCTCGACGTCGCTAACCGTTGCCGGGCTGTTTGGTTTCGCATGGATCTGGACCAGCGTGCTGCCCGCGGTCGATTACCTGGATCGTTTTACGATCATCCCGTCGTCGGGCGAATCGGGCGATCCGTTCACGTTGGGCGATATCGTGATCGTGGCACCGTTGATCGCGCTGACATTCATTGCCGTGCGCAACCTGCCCGGGTTGTTGGAAACAACGCTCCTGCAACGGCTGCCGCTGGATAACGCGGCCCGCTATGCGATCAAAACACTCAGCAGTTACGTGATGCTGATCGCGGGTATCATGCTCGCGGCGCGTTCGGTCGGTATCCGTTGGGAGAGCATCCAATGGCTTGTGGCGGCCCTTGGTGTCGGCCTTGGGTTTGGTTTGCAGGAGATCTTTGCGAACTTTATCAGCGGCATCATCCTGCTGTTTGAACAACCGCTGCGGGTCGGTGACGTGGTGACGATCGATGGCACCACCGGCGCGGTTTCCAAGATTCGCATGCGGGCGACAACCGTGATCAACTGGGACCGTCAAGAATTGATCATTCCGAACAAAGATCTGATCACGGGCCGGTTGGTCAACTGGACCCTTTCGGATACGACAAATCGCCTGGTCGTGAACGTCGGGGTCGCGTATGGCACCAACACCGAACACGCGTGTGAGGTGTTGCGGCGGATCTGCGACGATCACCGAAACATCTCCAAAGATCCATGTCCTGTGATCACGTTCGAGGGCTTTGGGGACAGCACATTGGATCTGGTGATTCGTTGTTATTTGTCGTCGTTGGACAATCGCTTGTCGACGATTCACGAACTGCACACCAACATCCACAACGAATTTAATGCCGCCGGGATCGAGATCTCCTTCCCGCAACGCGACCTGCATCTGCGGACGTTCCCGAAAGAGCTGCTGTCGGGAATCCGATCGGGCTCCAGCGACAACGGGGTACCGATTCGCGAGCACGCAAAATAA